Genomic segment of Gloeocapsa sp. PCC 7428:
ACGATTGCCACTGGCAGTGCTGGAATAACCTACGATCTGACCAGAATTATTAATGCTATTCGCTTCGCTGCGATCGCCACCTTCTAACGTACCCAGGTCAACCATTCGACCACTGCTGTAGAGGAAAGCATGATAACTGCCACTCGCAGTTTCGGCATAGCCAACGATGTCACCCGCGTCATTAATTGCTTGTGCGTAGCTATCTTTACCGCCCTCAAACGTACCTAAGTCAACGATCTGACCATTGCTGTAGAGAAACGCACGATTTCCTATAGTAGTTGTTCTATAGCCTGCGATCGCACCTAAATTGTTGATGCTTTGCGCATAAGTGTCTTTGTCTAAATTGGTGATTTTTTGATTGCTGTAAAGGAAAGCACGCGAGAACTCACTCGGAGTTGTCCAATAACCAACAATGTCACCCAAATCGTTAATACTTTGCGCGTAGCTATATAAATTTTTCCCAGGAATACCAAGGTCAGTCATTTGTCCGTTGTTGTAAACAAAAGCACGGTTATTGTAATAACGTTGCGCAGAAGTTGCCGTCCCGACGACTTGACCTACGTTGTTGATATCAGTGGCTCGACCGTATCCGCCTTGAGTTAGACTACCCAGGTCAACAATCAAGTAGATTTGGCTACTAGCACGAATAGGCAAAGCAGCAAGACTAAGAACAGTAAGGCTTGCTATAGCAAGACTAACCTTGAAAAATTTCATAGTAAATAAAAACACTAAATATGGAGCATAAACAGCAAGTCTAGTTACTGTTTGAACTTTACTTAATTGCTACAGGACTTACACAAAATTAGGAAAAAAAGAACCTCGTTTCCCAAGGAATAAGAGTTTCAAAGAGGTATTGTGTAAGTTTTATACTATTTTCTCTATGAAGCTTGGCACAATTAACTAATAATTGAATAGTTTTTTTAGAGACTTTATTAAAAAAATAAAAAAGGAATTATTTCTCCAAAAATATACTGAGAATATTTCATTCTCAGTTATTATACGGATTTTTATCAAGCATTTTTTTTGTAAGAGTAAGCCCGACCTTCTCTAAAAAATAATCTTGAATAAATGTCAAAGTAAGTTTCAAAAACTATTATTAGTAAATATACGGAGACGCACAAAAGTTACTAATATAGCAAGACACATCCAGGTTAAAACAAGTATGCAGTGTGTCCTGAATACACAATTTATCAACAAATACATGAGTACGAAAAATAATTACGATCGCAAACGCACAACTTGTTAGTTCCGCATTTGTGTTGGGCATTATGAAGGGTTAGAAGGTTCATGATCGTGCCAAGCGATGCTGCGACTCATAAACTCAAGCGTTAGAAACATAAAGATTCATGCTATTGGCGATCGCAGCCAGCGTCCCCGAAATCAGTGGCAATGGCGACTGGTACTCATGGTTGTTTTACTCGGTGGTCTATTTGGGATTAAGAATGCAGCTGCTGATACCTCCAGGAATCAAAGCTCGCATCAAGCAGTCAGGAATTCCCACATACCAGTACTACTAGGACTTTATACTCCAAACTATTTAGGTTTGCAGCGTGTCATCGATCGCGAGTTGCGTCAGGTGGATAATTGGGCGGGTAAGCGTCATTCGCTTGCAGGGTTTTTTATGGATATTGAAGACTCAAACCCTGCCTACAATATCAAAGAACGTCTAGAAATACTCCGACGCAATGGTTACACTGCTTTTATTAATTTAGATTCGACGCGTTCAGCAGCACAGATTGCTAGAGGAGATGTCGATCAATCACTCCGAAAGCTAGCGCAAGCCTACGCCGACTGGTCAAAGCAAGGCTCAGGACGCATGGCATTTATTGCGCCATTCCAAGAGATGAATATTCCTGGAGAAACTTACAGTAAAGACCCCCAGAACTTTAAGCTAGCGTACCAACGTATTCAGACAATCTTTACAGAAGCTGGTGTTGCTCCTGGTGCAGTTCGTTGGGTATTTGCACCGAATGGTTGGAGTGAGAATGCACAGCACCGATTTGAAAACTACTATCCAGGATCGGCGCGAGTCGATGTTGTTGCGTTTAGTTCCTACAACTGGGGACATTGTCGCAATGCTAGTTGGAAGCAGTGGAAGACGCCGCAAGAAGTGTTCGAGTCTGATATTCAGCGGATGCGGGTTATGGCTCCTGGCAAGCCCATTTTTATCGCGCAAACAGCGACTACGAGTTATACGCAAAGCGGTGCTACAAGTAGTGCGAAAGATCGATGGTTGCGAGACGCTTACGCGCAGCTAGCAGCGATGGGCGTGCGCGGCATTCTCTATTTCAATATTGATAAAGAATGTGATTGGGCATTTTACAGCGATCGCGATCGTAATTCGGCTGGCTATCGCGATGCAGTGGCACTTCCGGCTTTTGGCTATGTAGCGCCTGCAAATTTAGCACGAATGGAGCTTTCGCGGTAATGGCTGGGATGAGAGTGGCGATGACTGGGGTGAGCGTTATATTACCGATGGTGTTTGTCACAACACAGCATTTGGATTGTTCTCGTATAAGTGCAGAATGCTTGCGCAGCAATTCTCATCCGGTGCGATCGCCATCATTTCTGCTTGCTGCGCCGGATAATTTTAATCCTGATCCACAGCCTCCTACACCAGAATCGACAACTCCTGTTGAAATACCACGCCCGATTACGCTTCCTTCACCAGCGCCTAGCCTCAAACCGATTATTCCAAAACCAACGACCCCAGTTCCGGCAACAGCTACACCGCGATTAACACGCGAAGTCGATCAAATTGCTGCGCAACGCGCTTGGAAGTATTTTGAGCGTAACTGGAATTCTCAAACAGGTTTAGTCAATGCCGTAGACAATCTACCGTGGACAACGTTATGGGATCAAGGCAGTGCCTTACTCGGAATTCATGCGGCGCGACAATTAGGGTTATTGCCTGCGGATGTCTTTCAAAAGCGCATGAACGTGCTTTTACGAACATTAGAGACATTACCACTACCAGCAACAGGCTTGCCGAATAAAGCTTACAGTACGCATACCGCTCAGATGCGGCAACTTAATAATACTCCCGATCTTCAGGGTAAAAGTGGTTGGTCAGCATTGGATATGGCGCGTTTTTTGCTGGGATTACACGTTTTCCGCGAGCAGTATCCCGAATATCGCGATCGCATTAATCGCATTGCTGCACGCTGGAAGCTATCACAACTTGTGAAAAACGGTTGGTTAAATGGCGGTATCTCCAACAACGGACAAATTCTCCAAGTTCAAGAAGGACGCTTAGGTTATGAGCAATACGCTGCCCACAGCTTAAAACTTTGGCATCTTGAAGCCACAAATGCTTTGTCTAAACCACCCGTTAAGACAGTTACAGTCGATGGCATTGCGTTAGAAGTCGATCAACGCAACTTCAAAAACTCTGGGGCTACCAACTATTTGACAAACGATCCCTATCTGCTTTGGGGCTTGGAATTGGGATGGTCAGATGCTGTCAAGCCACAAGTTAATAAACTTTTACAACTGCAAGCTCAACGGTTTCAACGTACTGGCATTTTAACTGCGGTGAATGAAGATTCGCTCGATCGCCCGCCTTATTTTCTTTATTACAGTGTCTACGCGAACGATCGACCTTGGCTCGTGACAGATACCAGAGGACGCACCTATCCCCAACTGCGGTTTCTCAGCACGAAAGCAGCGTTTGCTTGGTTTGCACTGCTACCAGACGATCCTTATGCCAAGAAGTTACGTGACTTTGTGCAAAACCTTGCCGACCCAAATCGCGGTTATCTTTCTGGGCGGTACGAACAACGTCAACTCGGTGTCAATCGCTCAATTGATATTAATACCAACGCAATTGTTTTAGAAAGTCTACTTTACCAAGCGCGAGGTCAACGTCCGCTTGTTTTTTAATTCTTATCATCGATATGCTTATGAATTCAGTTGCTCAGACAAAAAATCTATCAAATTTTGCTGGTAGTAATACTCGTTCTCGGCTCAGAGAGCGTACTTTGCTTTTTCGCTACTTGGCAGAAATTAATCTCATTTTTGGTGCTTGGTACTTGTCTTGGCGAATGACGCATTCGATTAACTTTGATGCGCTGTGGCTTTCGATTCCTTTACTCTTAGCAGAGATTTACAGCTATTTCGGCGGCGTGATGTTTGTTGTGGGGTTATGGCGTCCGATTGTGCGACAAGTCAAGTCGTTGGACAAATTGACACCACCAATGTCGCGGGCTGATTTGCCTACGGTTGATGTTTTTATCACGTGTTACAACGAGCCACCAGAAATCGTTGAACAAACTGCTAGGGCGGCGTTGGCGATTGATTATCCGCCAACGAAGTTGCGGGTTTATGTGCTTGATGATGGAAACTCACCCGTCATGCGTGCGATGTCGGAGAAATTGAGTATCGAAGATTTACAAAAACCTTTACTTCAGCAGGAAGCGACGCAAATTGATGCTGAGCGTTCTGCGTTGGTAAAACGCCTTCAACAACTCGATGAATTAGCACCAGATACGCAAGCGGCTGAGGAGTGGCTACAGGCGATCGCTCCTACGCAAGACCCTCAAATCGAAACTAGGTTTCTACAACGTTTGCAGCAGTTAATTTTACTGTTACATCCAACACACTCTAGTATTAGCGATCGCCTATCGACTGAGCGCCAATTTTTAGAAGACGCGATTCATCAAAAAGAACTCGAACTCATCGAACTCAACCGACTGCGTTATATTGCACGTCCTAAGCCCCTTGGTGTTCCGCATCATGCCAAAGCTGGAAATATCAACTATGCGCTCTTTTATGGAGATACTACGGGTGAATTTATTTTGACGCTCGATGCGGATCATATTCCCAAGCCGCAATTTCTCAAACGTGTCTTACCGTATTTCTACACTTACAACGTGTTTGCAGGAAAATACGAACACAATCGAGTGGCATTTGTGCAAACTCCTCAAGATTTCTACAACTTACCTCCCGACGATCCGTTTGGACATCAAGCCCATCTATTTTACGGACCACTCCAGCAGGGTAAAGATGGTATGAATGCCGCTTTCTATACCGGAACAAATGCGGTCATTCGTCGCGATGCTTTGATTGGTGTTGGACTTCAGTATTTCTCCGATGAATTTGCCAAAAATGAGAAACGACTTGATGAATTTGAGTTAGTTGGTGGTGTTTCAAGTAACAGCATTACGGAAGATATGAATACGGCAATGCGGTTACACGCTGCGGGTTGGAAATCGGTTTATCATAACGAACTTTTGGCAGAAGGTTTAGCCCCTGACGATCTTAGTTCTACTCTCAAGCAGCGATTGCGTTGGGCGCAAGGAACAATTCAAGTTTTCCTCCGCGAAAATCCTCTCACAAAACCAGGATTGACGTTTTGGCAAAGGTTGCATTATTTCAAGACGATGTATAGCTATTTTTCGGGTTTTGCCACTGTTGTTTTTATCGCGTGTCCGATCATCTATTTCTTTACGGGAGTTATTCCTGTGAAAACTTACGGTCCTGATTTTGCTTTACACTTTTTTCCAGCGTTTATCGTCAACCGCCTGACACTTATGGCAGCAACGTGGGGTATTCCTGCACGCGAGATTTGGCGTTCCGAACAATATGCGATCGCTTTATTTCCTTTGTTGATTCAAGCCGTATGGAGTGTATTTACAGGACAATCAATCAAGTTCCAAGTCACGCCCAAACAAAGACAATCAGGAATTTATCTACGGTTGATCGTGCCACAATTAACTGTTTTTGCACTCACAATTCTTGGTATTTTTTGGAGTCTTTATCGATTTGCCATTGGCGATCTCGATCGTCCTACAGTATACCTACTCAATGGCGCTTGGGCAGTTTATAACTTATCACTACTTTGGGCGATCATTCGTGCAGCTACTTGGCAACCACATAGTACTTATCTTAAATAAAAGCTACTAATATGTTTTAGCATTCATTATTATTTAAGTACTGAATTGAGGTGGATGAATATCATGTTAAAAAAAACGCAAATAAGTCGTTTTTATGCAAAATCTCCGTATTTATACCTTGTCGATAAATTAAATCAATGCCAAAATAGCAAAGTGAAAATAAGTTAACAATAAAACTAGAAACTATGAATTCTATTAAAATTGTGCAGCCTTTAGGCATTTTAGATGGTATTAGGGGTAATCAATTTCGGAGAGAAGTTAGTGATGTCGTCGCTGCTGGCGCTGATATTGTCTTAATTGATCTGCAAAAGGTGAATTTTATTGATAGTTCTGGTTTAGGAGCTTTAGTTTCTGCAATGAAGACAGTACGTAGTGCTGGTGGAAAACTATTTGTTTGTTCAGTCAACGATCAGGTAAGAATGCTATTTGAACTAACCAAAATGGATCGTGTTTTTGAGATTTTTGCCGATCAAGATGAATTTAATCAAAGAGTTCTAGCTACCAAGTAGTTGGAATTTTCATACTTATATAAAATAAAATTATTTTGCTCATTTAAATTGAGCAAAATAATAAGTTGCATTAAAAATATTCAAATTTCAGGCTTTTTCAATACAGCGTAAGTGAAATAACTATGGTATCAAATCAGTATTTGAGGAGCATTCGGAGTTAATTTTGTAATAATTAATCTTGAGAACATAGATCGTACAGATAGCCCAGGATTGGGTGGATTAATTGCTATCAAAGAAAGTGTATATCTGGTAAATAGTAAAGTTTTTCCTTAATCCATAGTTAATTTTAAATGTTGTTTAAAATAACCAATAGATGCAAAGTGTTCCAAATATTGATTAATCTCATGAGCAAAGATTTAAACTAGTAGCGAGTAATCTCGTGTAAATTCATAATTACTTTCAAACCGAATCAAGTAAAATTAATTCTTATTAAAGAAAGGTCATCATCAAAATTATTACCATGATTTAAAGCTTGAAGCTGGTTTAGGAGTTGCTTCAAATGTATATTTTGTTGGTGGGAATCGATTAGCAACCGGATGAAGGCTTCTTTTCCCCAAATCCTACCATCAGGTTGAGAAATTTCGTAAGCGCCATCACTAAAAATATATACAGTACTCTTTTCTTGTAAATATATAACGTCTTGTTCAAATTCAGTATCAGGTAAAAAACCAATGGGCAAACCTGATGAATCTAAGTGTTTGACTGAAAGATTTAAAGTAGTACCTGCTAATAAAAGAGCAGGTGGATGACCTGCACTAGCATAACTGATTTGACGCTGAGCGCGATTATATACTCCATACCAAATTGTAAAGTATTTTTCGTCATGATCGCTCATTTGAAAAGTGTTATTCAGCGATTTTAAAACTGCATTAGGTTGATAAAAATTAGTGTTAGGCAAAGATTGCGATCGCAACATATTTAATACTGACACAGATAGCAATGCTGAACCTACACCGTGTCCTGAAACATCGAGTAAATAAATAACTAAATGCTCGTCATCTAACCAGTAGTAATCAAAGCAATCGCCTCCCAGTTGCGTGGAAGGAATAAATAAGCTTTCGGTTGTTACAGTTCCTTTAAGGGGTGCAGGAAGAAGCGATCGCACATAGCTACTTGCTTCGGCTAATTCGGTTTCTAAAAGTTGTTTTTGATGTTGTAAATCTTGATTGAGTTTTTCTAAAGCTTGCTTTTGGGCTTGTAAATCTTGATTGAGTTGATATAAACGTAATCCTGCTCGTACTCGTGCTTTTAATTCATTGATGTCAATTGGTTTCGCTAAGAAATCATCGGCTCCCGCATCAAGCCCCATGACTCGATCTTCAACTTCTCCACGTGCAGTGAGTAGAATAAAAAAAGTTGTAGCTAGTTTTGGATTAGCTTTGATTAAACGACATACATCAAGTCCATTCAAATGAGCCATCATCCAATCACAAATAATTAGCGCTGGATGTATTTGTTGTGCTTGGCTAATTCCCGCTTCACCATCACTAGCAACTATGACATCGTAGCCTTGATTTTGTAATGCTCTTTTGAGGACTACTCGAATTGTAGGATCGTCATCAATGATGAGGATTTTAAACATAAAAAATAAATATTTATGTGTATAAAAAACTTTTCAGTATTTAGATAAAAATAACTAAGTTATTTTAAATTTGCTATAGTTTATATATTAGTTAAAATCTGGTTGATTGACAATTGTTTAACAAAATAAATCTCCAAGTTAATACTGATCTTTCAGTTGCATCGCAGGTTGTTTCATGGTTTGAGCAATTAAATCATCCACAAATTACTGATATAAAAATATGGTGGCAGTGTCAAACATTGCTGCAAGAAGGTTTTACGAATATTGTCGAGCACGCGCATCGAGGGCTGCCTAAAGAAACTCCGATTTTACTAGAAGCAATCAGAAATACTGAGGCGATAGAAATTTATATTTGGGCATATGGTGTAGCGTTTGACATAGAGCAAAAACTCAAAGAACTTCCTGAAATTGAAAAAATTGAGGGTGAGAGAGGACGCGGTTTGAAGATTATGTCTTTACTCGCGGATGAGATCAGCTATACACGTGTAGCAGGCGATCGCTACTGCTTGTATATGAAAAAAAACTACATAGCTTAAACATTCTGAGCGATTAAAAAACTTTGAAGACGTTTGTTAAATGCTTCAATTTCTGCTGCTAACTCATTAGCACCTGTCATATTTTGACTGCGCATTTTTTGTTCAAGTGTTGCAGCAGCTACGTGCATAGGTGTGGCTCCAACATTAGCGCTAGCACCTTTAAGATGATGGGCTTGTTGCTCGATTTGCTGCAAATCAGCGTTAGCAATTGCTGTTTTTAAGATTTCCAAACGTGCTTGGGTATCTTCAACAAACATCTGTAATAATTCAATTTCAAATTCTTTGCTACCTTCTGAAAGTTGATGCAGTTGTTGCCAGTCAATTAAGCGATCAACAGAATCAGTTATTGTGTCTTGCTGTACAGTTGCTGCTTGTTCTAAATGGCAACTCCAACGCTCTACTACCGCAGCTAACTTTTCTTTGATGACTGGTTTGCTAAGATAATCATTCATCCCTGCGTCGAGACACATTTGTTGATCTTCTTGCATCGCATTAGCTGTCATTGCCACAATGATTGGTTGTCGCTCGTTCGCAAAACGGCTTTTTTCCCAGCGGCGAATTTCGATTGTTGCTGCGATACCATCAAGAATTGGCATTTGGCAATCCATTAAAATTAAGTCGTAGGGAATTTTTTCAATTAGCTCTAAAACTTCCTGTCCATTTGCAGCAACATCAGCAGTATATCCCAAAGCTTGAAGTTGCTTGAGCGCGACTTTTTGATTAATTAAGTTATCTTCAGCTAGCAAAATTTTCAGTTTAGATTTGCGATTTCGTGATTCAGTGGAAGGTGGTAGTTGGGGGGCGATCGCATGATTATTTGCACTACTTAAACGGTTTAGCTCAGTTTGCGCTTCTAAGCGAGTCATAATAGTATTTAGCAATTTGTAAGGAACTTTTTCTAGTAGTGCCAACACTTCTTTGCCATTTGTGGCAATATCTGCGGTGTAGCTCAAGCTGCGGAGTTGATATTTGTCGTTAACCGCAATTGTTGAAGTAGCTTGAGAATCTGAAGCGGAATTTGCTGCATCAAGATTGAAATTAAATCGGCTTTCCAAAATATTTGTAATTGTGTTGAGTAACCGCGATGGCTTTACTGGTTTCAATAAGTAGGCTGCAAATCCAATTTTTTTTGCCCGTTGTACCTCATCACGTTGATTAGTAGAAGTAAGCATAATCAGCGGTAAATCTGCCAGTTTAGGGTTGGCTTTGATTTGTACACCCAACATTAAGCCATTAATTTCGGGCATTTGCATATCAATTAAGGCAAAATCATACGGTGTGTTCTGCTGCGAGGCATGAAGTAAGGTATCGATGGCAACCACAGCATTTTCCGCCTCATCAACGTGCATACCCCAGCGCGTCGCTTGATGGTAAATCACTTTACGATTAGTTGCATTATCGTCAACGACTAGCAGGCGCAGATTGGGCAGATCTTGCAAGCCTTGTATTGGTTGAATCAAATCGATTTGTTTGGTAAACGGAATTTCAAACCAAAACTTTGAGCCTAAGCCTACTTGACTTTCAACGCCAATTTCTCCACCCATTAAAGTAACAAGTTGCCTGCAAATCGCCAGCCCTAAACCAGTACCACCATACTTACGAGTCGTAGAAGCATCGACTTGAGTAAAAGGGGAAAAAAGGTTGTGTTGATCTTCAAGGCTAATGCCAATTCCTGTATCTGCAACTGTAAAGCGGATTCTTGCGGTGGTAGAAGTTTCTGATTGTAACTCGGCGCTGACTACGACCTCTCCATTACTCGTAAATTTGATCGCATTGTTAATTAAGTTAGTTAGAACTTGCCTTAGTCGTCCAGCATCTCCTTGAAGACAGGTAGGTACGTTGCGATAAATAAGTCCGGCAATTTCTACGTTTTTTGTGTGGGCTTGAGGCGCAAGTAATTCTAATACCTCGTCGATACACGTTGATAAGTCAAAATTGAGTGTTTCCAACTCCATTTCCCCAGCTTCGAGTTTGGAAAGATCCAGAATCTCGTTGATCAAACTCAGTAGCGCATCTCCGCTAGTGCGAATTGTTTGGAGAAAATCTCGTTGTTCGGGTGTTAGAGGAGTATCTAAGAGTAAGCCTGTCATTCCTAACACCGCATTCATCGGCGTCCGAATTTCGTGACTCATATTAGCGAGAAAGGAACTTTTTGCTTGGGACGCTAATTCGGCTTGGCGATGCGCAATTTCAAGTTCTTGACGCTGGCGGGTTTCAGCTTCGAGAAGCTGGGCTTGGGCGAGGGCAATACCTACTTGATCGGCAAGTTGGCGAAGGAGATCAATTTCAAAGCGATTCCATTGTCTGAGATCCGAACATTGATGAACAATGAGCAAGCCGCATAATTCCTCTTTTAAAAGAATCGGGACAACTAAATTGGCTTTGACACCAAATTGTCCGAGGAGTTCGATGTGTTTCGGTTGAACCTCGGCGATTTCAATGTCTGCAATGCTTTGTGGTTGTATTTGGCGGTATTGCTGGAGGTGATACTGTTGGAGGTATTCTTCCTGGAAGTAGGAATCAGTCAGATGTTGCCCGCGAATCGTCGGTAATCCAGGAACAACAGCTTCAGCAACAATGCTACCAACACCATCAGGTGTGAC
This window contains:
- a CDS encoding glycosyltransferase, which encodes MNSVAQTKNLSNFAGSNTRSRLRERTLLFRYLAEINLIFGAWYLSWRMTHSINFDALWLSIPLLLAEIYSYFGGVMFVVGLWRPIVRQVKSLDKLTPPMSRADLPTVDVFITCYNEPPEIVEQTARAALAIDYPPTKLRVYVLDDGNSPVMRAMSEKLSIEDLQKPLLQQEATQIDAERSALVKRLQQLDELAPDTQAAEEWLQAIAPTQDPQIETRFLQRLQQLILLLHPTHSSISDRLSTERQFLEDAIHQKELELIELNRLRYIARPKPLGVPHHAKAGNINYALFYGDTTGEFILTLDADHIPKPQFLKRVLPYFYTYNVFAGKYEHNRVAFVQTPQDFYNLPPDDPFGHQAHLFYGPLQQGKDGMNAAFYTGTNAVIRRDALIGVGLQYFSDEFAKNEKRLDEFELVGGVSSNSITEDMNTAMRLHAAGWKSVYHNELLAEGLAPDDLSSTLKQRLRWAQGTIQVFLRENPLTKPGLTFWQRLHYFKTMYSYFSGFATVVFIACPIIYFFTGVIPVKTYGPDFALHFFPAFIVNRLTLMAATWGIPAREIWRSEQYAIALFPLLIQAVWSVFTGQSIKFQVTPKQRQSGIYLRLIVPQLTVFALTILGIFWSLYRFAIGDLDRPTVYLLNGAWAVYNLSLLWAIIRAATWQPHSTYLK
- a CDS encoding DUF3466 family protein; its protein translation is MKFFKVSLAIASLTVLSLAALPIRASSQIYLIVDLGSLTQGGYGRATDINNVGQVVGTATSAQRYYNNRAFVYNNGQMTDLGIPGKNLYSYAQSINDLGDIVGYWTTPSEFSRAFLYSNQKITNLDKDTYAQSINNLGAIAGYRTTTIGNRAFLYSNGQIVDLGTFEGGKDSYAQAINDAGDIVGYAETASGSYHAFLYSSGRMVDLGTLEGGDRSEANSINNSGQIVGYSSTASGNRAFLYQDGRMIDLGTLGNNINSVAYGINDSGQVVGSSGNSRGPSTAFLYSNGRMIDLNSLLPPHSGWLLTEARDINNRGQITGIGIINGQNSAFVMNPSASFNP
- a CDS encoding PP2C family protein-serine/threonine phosphatase — translated: MFKILIIDDDPTIRVVLKRALQNQGYDVIVASDGEAGISQAQQIHPALIICDWMMAHLNGLDVCRLIKANPKLATTFFILLTARGEVEDRVMGLDAGADDFLAKPIDINELKARVRAGLRLYQLNQDLQAQKQALEKLNQDLQHQKQLLETELAEASSYVRSLLPAPLKGTVTTESLFIPSTQLGGDCFDYYWLDDEHLVIYLLDVSGHGVGSALLSVSVLNMLRSQSLPNTNFYQPNAVLKSLNNTFQMSDHDEKYFTIWYGVYNRAQRQISYASAGHPPALLLAGTTLNLSVKHLDSSGLPIGFLPDTEFEQDVIYLQEKSTVYIFSDGAYEISQPDGRIWGKEAFIRLLIDSHQQNIHLKQLLNQLQALNHGNNFDDDLSLIRINFT
- a CDS encoding STAS domain-containing protein; the encoded protein is MKLETMNSIKIVQPLGILDGIRGNQFRREVSDVVAAGADIVLIDLQKVNFIDSSGLGALVSAMKTVRSAGGKLFVCSVNDQVRMLFELTKMDRVFEIFADQDEFNQRVLATK
- a CDS encoding anti-sigma regulatory factor; this translates as MFNKINLQVNTDLSVASQVVSWFEQLNHPQITDIKIWWQCQTLLQEGFTNIVEHAHRGLPKETPILLEAIRNTEAIEIYIWAYGVAFDIEQKLKELPEIEKIEGERGRGLKIMSLLADEISYTRVAGDRYCLYMKKNYIA
- a CDS encoding glycoside hydrolase family 26 protein, translating into MLRLINSSVRNIKIHAIGDRSQRPRNQWQWRLVLMVVLLGGLFGIKNAAADTSRNQSSHQAVRNSHIPVLLGLYTPNYLGLQRVIDRELRQVDNWAGKRHSLAGFFMDIEDSNPAYNIKERLEILRRNGYTAFINLDSTRSAAQIARGDVDQSLRKLAQAYADWSKQGSGRMAFIAPFQEMNIPGETYSKDPQNFKLAYQRIQTIFTEAGVAPGAVRWVFAPNGWSENAQHRFENYYPGSARVDVVAFSSYNWGHCRNASWKQWKTPQEVFESDIQRMRVMAPGKPIFIAQTATTSYTQSGATSSAKDRWLRDAYAQLAAMGVRGILYFNIDKECDWAFYSDRDRNSAGYRDAVALPAFGYVAPANLARMELSR
- a CDS encoding DUF3131 domain-containing protein, which produces MAGMRVAMTGVSVILPMVFVTTQHLDCSRISAECLRSNSHPVRSPSFLLAAPDNFNPDPQPPTPESTTPVEIPRPITLPSPAPSLKPIIPKPTTPVPATATPRLTREVDQIAAQRAWKYFERNWNSQTGLVNAVDNLPWTTLWDQGSALLGIHAARQLGLLPADVFQKRMNVLLRTLETLPLPATGLPNKAYSTHTAQMRQLNNTPDLQGKSGWSALDMARFLLGLHVFREQYPEYRDRINRIAARWKLSQLVKNGWLNGGISNNGQILQVQEGRLGYEQYAAHSLKLWHLEATNALSKPPVKTVTVDGIALEVDQRNFKNSGATNYLTNDPYLLWGLELGWSDAVKPQVNKLLQLQAQRFQRTGILTAVNEDSLDRPPYFLYYSVYANDRPWLVTDTRGRTYPQLRFLSTKAAFAWFALLPDDPYAKKLRDFVQNLADPNRGYLSGRYEQRQLGVNRSIDINTNAIVLESLLYQARGQRPLVF